One Setaria viridis chromosome 7, Setaria_viridis_v4.0, whole genome shotgun sequence genomic region harbors:
- the LOC117864161 gene encoding small ribosomal subunit protein eS27 yields the protein MVLQNDIDLLNPPAELEKLKHKKKRLVQSPNSFFMDVKCQGCFSITTVFSHSQTVVVCPGCQTVLCQPTGGKARLTEGCSFRRKGD from the exons ATG GTGCTCCAGAACGACATCGACCTGCTGAACCCGCCGGCGGAGCTGGAGAAGCTCAAGCACAAGAAGAAGCGCCTCGTCCAGTCCCCCAACTCCTTCTTCATG GATGTCAAGTGCCAGGGCTGCTTCAGCAT CACTACCGTGTTCAGCCACTCCCAGACGGTGGTGGTCTGCCCGGGCTGCCAGACGGTGCTCTGCCAGCCGACCGGCGGGAAGGCCAGGCTAACCGAGGGGTGCTCCTTCCGCCGCAAGGGTGACTAA